The Panthera leo isolate Ple1 chromosome D1, P.leo_Ple1_pat1.1, whole genome shotgun sequence region gactaaattcattttttacatcatttgaaaaaaaatgagcttaCAATTTATGTTCTCTGATGGGATTAAATAATAGAATTAACAACAAAATATCTCCTACTTTATAACTTACATAAACATTTGGGGAAGGTTCTGGTCATGAGAGTTTCATAAAAACTACATTCTGATGGAGAGAACATGCCCCCCATTATGTGCCCACACTCACCGAATCCTTCTCTTGCCTTTGCTATTCCTTTGCCCAGGAAGCCTGAAATCAGGCAGCCATTATCTCTACCTTCAACCTAACAAGATTTCCAGCTCCATATCACAGGTATCCTGTCCACCTCAGATATCATCCTCAGTTTCTATGACAGCGGAGGATCCGTAGTACCCGCTCCCGCATTTGCTTAGTCCGGGCTCCATAAATCAAGGGGTTGGCCATGGGAGGCACTAGGAAGTAGAGGTTGTCAATGATAATCTGGATATAGGGAGCCATATGGTAGCCTAAAATCTGGGCCAGGACAGAGAAGACAACAGGAGAATAAAAGAGAGCTATGACACAAAGATGGGAGCCACATGTACTGAGAGCTTTGCCCCCTGCCTCCCAAGAGGGGATCCGAAAGACAGCATGAAGGATCAGCCCATAGGACAGAATgataaaaagcaaatcaaatccCACAGATGTTACAATAACCATGAGGCCATAGACAATGTGGTTGGAGATGTCCCCACAGGCTATCTGTACCACAGCCATGTAGGCACAGTAGGAGTAAGAGATGATGTGGGTTTGGAAGCTTTCCAGTCTTTTTGCCAGGATGGGTGCTGGAGTCAGCACTGCCACTGCCCTTGTCAG contains the following coding sequences:
- the LOC122199267 gene encoding olfactory receptor 52D1-like, which produces MSSCNKSIPQPLTFVLAGIPGLESSHGWFSVPFFLVFVITMIGNAAILCIIWVEKSLHEPVFLLLAMLSVVDLSLVSVTVPRMLGIFWMNAKDISFNACLAQMFFIPSFYVMESGILLAMAFDRFVAIWYPLRYTTILANNILVKMALAVLTRAVAVLTPAPILAKRLESFQTHIISYSYCAYMAVVQIACGDISNHIVYGLMVIVTSVGFDLLFIILSYGLILHAVFRIPSWEAGGKALSTCGSHLCVIALFYSPVVFSVLAQILGYHMAPYIQIIIDNLYFLVPPMANPLIYGARTKQMRERVLRILRCHRN